A genomic stretch from Flavobacterium nitratireducens includes:
- a CDS encoding bestrophin family protein, whose amino-acid sequence MISYNPKDWFTFIFRFHKADTFRKLLPLIILIGVYSALIAYLELEYWHLPDDSRVKNISIMHGMLGFVISLLLVFRTNTAYDRWWEGRKAWGALVNNSRNLAIKLHAILEDEKDRSFFRKTIPLYASILNKHLKDEATGKQLDEDIELNETHSHKPNQVAKILFSKINDLYKEKKISGDQLIILNSEIQSLTDICGACERIKNTPIPYSYSVFLKKFIFFYVMTLPFGYVFNLGYFVIPVVIFIFYVLASLELIAEEIEEPFGHDANDLPTTKIAENIKKHIEEIL is encoded by the coding sequence ATGATCTCATACAACCCAAAAGACTGGTTCACTTTTATATTTCGTTTTCATAAAGCCGATACTTTTAGAAAACTCTTGCCGCTCATTATTTTGATAGGAGTGTATTCTGCGCTAATTGCCTATTTGGAATTAGAATATTGGCACCTACCTGATGATAGTAGAGTAAAAAACATATCAATCATGCATGGTATGTTGGGGTTTGTCATTTCACTTTTACTGGTTTTTAGAACCAATACCGCTTACGACCGTTGGTGGGAAGGACGAAAAGCCTGGGGTGCATTAGTAAATAACAGTCGTAATCTAGCCATCAAACTCCATGCTATTCTTGAAGATGAAAAAGACAGATCGTTTTTTAGAAAAACCATCCCGCTCTATGCTTCTATTCTAAACAAACATCTTAAAGATGAAGCAACAGGAAAACAATTAGATGAAGATATCGAACTGAATGAAACCCATAGCCACAAACCAAACCAAGTGGCTAAAATACTTTTTTCAAAAATAAATGATTTATACAAAGAGAAAAAAATATCAGGAGATCAATTGATTATCCTAAACAGCGAAATCCAATCCCTAACAGATATTTGTGGCGCTTGTGAGCGAATTAAAAACACCCCCATACCCTACTCTTATAGTGTTTTCTTAAAAAAATTTATTTTTTTCTATGTAATGACCTTGCCTTTTGGCTATGTTTTCAACCTCGGTTATTTTGTTATTCCAGTTGTTATTTTCATCTTTTATGTTTTGGCAAGTTTAGAACTAATTGCCGAAGAAATTGAAGAACCATTTGGTCACGATGCTAATGATTTACCAACAACTAAAATAGCTGAAAACATTAAAAAACACATTGAGGAAATACTGTAA
- a CDS encoding PorP/SprF family type IX secretion system membrane protein → MKKIIFSFSFLLFALKLLAQQDPEYTHYMYNMNVVNPAYATGTQAMLDLGVLYRSQWAGMNGAPKTSNFFGHAALSKKVEMGFSIVSDDIGKGAKKEDNFYADFAYVLNMTNRAKLSLGLKAGFTSFRTNFNGFQFESGDSSTDEAFAQNINTIFPNIGVGAYFLTNNYYLGFSAPNLLSSKHIEERSGINAFGSEQVHMFFTGGYVFNLSDTFKLKPAFMTKIVPGSAASLDVSANVLFNEKFELGASYRIDDSVSALMNIRVSPSISVGYAYDYTTNNLGQFNSGTHEVFMLFNLDLLGKGYDKSPRFF, encoded by the coding sequence ATGAAGAAAATTATATTTAGTTTCAGTTTTTTACTATTTGCACTTAAGCTGTTAGCTCAGCAGGATCCGGAATATACCCATTATATGTATAATATGAATGTGGTCAATCCTGCCTATGCAACCGGTACCCAGGCTATGTTGGACTTAGGTGTTTTATATCGTTCTCAATGGGCAGGTATGAATGGTGCTCCCAAAACATCCAACTTTTTTGGTCATGCTGCTTTGAGTAAAAAGGTAGAAATGGGATTCTCGATTGTTTCTGATGACATTGGAAAAGGAGCTAAAAAAGAAGATAATTTCTATGCTGATTTTGCTTATGTTTTGAATATGACCAATAGAGCAAAATTGTCCTTGGGATTAAAAGCCGGTTTTACTTCTTTCAGAACCAATTTTAATGGTTTTCAGTTTGAAAGCGGAGACTCTTCAACCGATGAAGCTTTTGCACAAAATATCAATACTATTTTTCCAAATATTGGGGTAGGGGCTTATTTTCTAACCAATAATTATTACTTAGGATTTTCTGCTCCCAACCTGCTTTCTTCCAAACATATTGAAGAACGCTCCGGAATTAATGCTTTTGGTTCAGAGCAAGTGCATATGTTTTTTACAGGAGGTTATGTATTTAACTTATCGGATACTTTTAAGCTGAAACCAGCTTTTATGACCAAAATTGTTCCGGGTTCTGCTGCTTCTCTGGATGTATCTGCCAATGTGTTGTTTAATGAAAAATTTGAATTAGGGGCTTCTTATCGAATTGATGATTCGGTAAGTGCACTGATGAATATAAGGGTTTCGCCAAGTATAAGTGTAGGTTATGCATACGATTATACTACGAACAATTTAGGTCAGTTCAATTCAGGAACGCACGAAGTTTTTATGTTGTTTAATTTAGATTTATTAGGCAAAGGATACGATAAATCACCAAGATTCTTTTAA
- the pheT gene encoding phenylalanine--tRNA ligase subunit beta, whose protein sequence is MKISYNWLKQFIKTDWNSEQTAALLTDLGLEVEGVEKYQSVKGGLEGIVVGHVLTCEKHPDADKLKVTTVDLGNGAPIQVVCGASNVAAGQKVPVATIGTVLYDKEGNAFTIKKGKIRGQESHGMICAEDELGLGDSHDGIMVLDNDLVPGTPAAKVFKIENDEVFEIGLTPNRADAMSHLGTARDLRAGLLQNGVSVELITPSISNFRVDMRTLKIDVNVEAPTLAPRYCGVTISGITVKPSPAWLQDRLKAIGINPKNNIVDVTNYVLHDLGQPLHAFDAAKINGKIHVKTVEAGTKFTTLDEVERTLHEEDLMICDDKGPLCIAGVLGGQNSGVNNNTTSIFLESAYFNPVNIRKTAKRHQLSTDASFRFERGIDPSITAYALKRAALLIQEVAGGQITSEVLDVYTKKIEDFSVFVNFDKVTKIIGQQIPKDTIKKILASLDIKINSVSDAGLGLTIPAYRVDVQREIDVIEEILRVYGYNKIDFSNKLSATVFNAPRNEDYKVQNIVGNQLNSQGFHEMMANSLTTASYVQLSEMLKEEHNVTMLNPLSNDLAAMRQSLLFSGLEAIAYNINRKNSDLRLFEFGKSYHKFLAGYEEHKHLTMFVTGNRNQENWTNTQKPSDFFLFKGYVEGIFTRLGIAKTQNSPVKSDIFSEGIAITSGHNVLVEFGVVKKSILKHFGIKQEVFFADFNWETVLKTIPTKIKFSEITKYPEVRRDLALLIDQNVSYDSIYTIARQTEKSLLKNINLFDVYEGKNLPEGKKSYALSFILQDDSKTLTDAQIDKIMSKLQKNFETELGASLR, encoded by the coding sequence ATGAAAATATCATACAACTGGTTAAAACAATTCATTAAAACCGATTGGAATTCTGAACAAACAGCAGCTTTACTTACTGATTTAGGACTTGAAGTAGAAGGTGTTGAAAAATATCAATCTGTAAAAGGAGGATTAGAAGGTATTGTTGTAGGACATGTTCTTACTTGCGAAAAACATCCAGATGCCGACAAATTAAAAGTAACCACCGTTGATTTAGGAAACGGAGCACCTATTCAAGTTGTTTGTGGTGCAAGCAATGTAGCAGCAGGTCAAAAAGTACCTGTAGCAACCATTGGAACTGTTTTATACGATAAAGAAGGAAATGCATTTACCATAAAAAAAGGAAAAATCCGTGGACAGGAAAGTCATGGAATGATTTGTGCCGAAGACGAATTAGGTCTAGGTGACAGTCATGACGGAATTATGGTATTAGATAACGACTTAGTACCTGGAACTCCTGCTGCTAAAGTTTTCAAAATTGAAAATGACGAAGTTTTTGAAATCGGATTAACACCTAACCGTGCCGATGCCATGAGCCATTTAGGAACAGCCCGAGATTTGAGAGCTGGATTATTACAAAATGGTGTAAGTGTCGAACTAATCACTCCTTCGATAAGCAATTTTAGAGTAGATATGCGTACTTTAAAAATTGACGTGAATGTAGAAGCACCAACATTAGCCCCTCGTTATTGTGGAGTTACCATTTCGGGTATTACCGTAAAACCTTCTCCTGCCTGGTTACAAGATCGTTTGAAAGCTATTGGAATCAATCCAAAAAATAATATTGTTGATGTTACTAATTATGTTTTACATGATTTAGGGCAGCCATTACACGCTTTTGATGCTGCAAAAATCAATGGTAAAATCCATGTAAAAACAGTTGAAGCGGGAACAAAATTCACAACGCTTGACGAGGTAGAAAGAACATTACATGAAGAAGATTTAATGATTTGTGACGACAAAGGGCCATTGTGTATTGCGGGTGTTTTAGGAGGACAAAACTCAGGAGTGAATAATAATACTACTTCTATTTTCTTAGAAAGTGCTTATTTCAATCCGGTGAATATTAGAAAAACAGCCAAAAGACATCAATTAAGTACCGATGCTTCTTTTAGATTTGAAAGAGGGATTGATCCTTCCATTACAGCTTATGCTTTAAAACGTGCGGCTTTATTAATTCAGGAAGTAGCGGGTGGACAAATTACTTCTGAAGTTTTAGATGTTTATACCAAAAAAATAGAAGATTTCTCGGTATTTGTAAACTTTGATAAAGTAACTAAAATCATTGGCCAACAAATTCCAAAAGACACTATAAAGAAAATATTAGCTTCATTAGATATTAAAATCAATAGCGTTTCGGATGCTGGTTTAGGTTTGACGATTCCTGCATATCGTGTAGATGTTCAAAGAGAAATTGATGTAATTGAAGAGATCCTAAGAGTATACGGTTACAATAAAATTGACTTTTCAAACAAATTGAGTGCAACCGTTTTTAATGCACCTAGAAATGAAGATTATAAAGTGCAAAACATTGTTGGGAATCAATTAAACTCGCAAGGATTCCACGAAATGATGGCTAACTCGTTAACAACGGCCTCTTATGTTCAACTTTCTGAAATGCTTAAAGAAGAACACAATGTTACGATGTTAAATCCATTGAGTAACGATTTAGCAGCCATGCGTCAATCCTTATTGTTTTCAGGATTAGAAGCGATTGCATACAATATTAATCGAAAAAATTCCGATTTAAGATTGTTCGAATTTGGAAAATCTTACCATAAATTTTTAGCCGGTTATGAAGAGCACAAACATCTTACTATGTTTGTAACTGGAAACAGAAATCAAGAAAATTGGACTAACACGCAAAAACCATCTGATTTCTTTTTATTCAAAGGTTATGTAGAAGGAATTTTTACCCGATTAGGGATTGCAAAAACACAAAATTCTCCTGTAAAATCGGATATATTCTCAGAGGGAATTGCAATTACTTCCGGACATAATGTTTTAGTTGAATTTGGTGTGGTAAAAAAATCCATCTTAAAACATTTTGGTATCAAACAAGAAGTTTTCTTTGCCGATTTTAATTGGGAAACAGTATTAAAAACAATTCCAACTAAAATAAAATTCAGCGAAATCACTAAATATCCTGAGGTAAGAAGAGATTTAGCTTTATTGATTGATCAAAATGTAAGCTACGATAGCATTTATACCATTGCCAGACAAACAGAGAAAAGTTTGTTAAAGAATATTAACCTTTTTGATGTATACGAAGGGAAAAATCTTCCTGAAGGCAAAAAGTCTTATGCTTTGAGTTTCATTTTGCAAGACGACTCCAAAACACTTACTGATGCTCAAATTGATAAAATCATGAGCAAGTTGCAAAAGAATTTTGAAACAGAACTTGGAGCTTCTTTACGATAA
- a CDS encoding gliding motility-associated C-terminal domain-containing protein, producing MIVKLLFYIKNNFLNLLLFCLLFLFSDAYSQCAGDDASLTICDIQNPVYKNINLYNLLGGTPSPGGVWIDNSKPLETAIFNGILNAQTIRNSGIYTYTYVQDPSTCSDNEATITLKIGPYTGVPSNVSTCDDVESFNLFLAFDGTQLSPLQNGVWTAVTTPLTLSGNTINPKLLGEGNYSYTYSIPALDTCPAQSATISVSIFRKPVAGTASNLLLCSNANLASYSNLNLNNLLSGEDAGGSWLDGSGTGQITSSADNKIDLAAIYNSFGAGTYSFVYSVTSANPICSNSQSTVKITIEDPLNFTGSTLVVNNDICENEIATATYSATLTKGPQAIPNGNYDVSYSINNGTTTKNITVNGNFSNGVFVFSVDPVNLQAVGNYTFTITNIVNTAAKGACTNTLGTISDILYINPLPKINNASLTINPVCKGFDAQVQISGNTNLTNGNYRITYNLSGDNTATNQQATFTVTNGVGNFIVPANLIPNVGVNNALTITNIVNLSTACTNSVALAKLFTVKALPDASAVNLNINAVCLGQNAAVQLTGLGSMTNITVNFGLSGANVLANQNVTLTVSSGNASFTIPNTMLTNIGNTTLTLNSVLDNGNGCAAVSLNKTKSFDVNTIPANPTAASFVFCKNDAKTIANLTPSGSQYQWFDSVSSTTVLSTSTVLVTRIYYVKEVNSATGCESGRTPISVTINETDAPVLATDGQKFCGLDNPTIQSLSDKTTADDTLVWYDAATNGNLLAASTLLVDGKKYYAFNYSTSTTCYSDPLEVTVELANCEVTPDFFVPDGFSPNGDGKNDVFRIPDIQFIYPDFSLEIFNRYGNILFRGNKNKLEWDGRNSDYKVGIDGIAPNGVYFYVLHFNKGNKKPIQGTLYLNR from the coding sequence ATGATAGTAAAACTACTTTTTTATATCAAAAACAACTTTCTAAATCTTTTACTTTTTTGTCTACTCTTCTTGTTTTCAGATGCTTATTCGCAATGTGCCGGGGATGATGCAAGTTTGACAATTTGTGATATTCAAAATCCCGTCTATAAGAATATTAATCTCTATAACCTATTAGGTGGTACTCCAAGTCCGGGAGGAGTATGGATTGATAATTCGAAACCGCTTGAAACGGCTATTTTTAATGGGATATTAAATGCTCAAACGATACGTAATAGTGGAATTTATACCTATACTTACGTTCAGGATCCTTCCACTTGTTCAGATAACGAAGCAACCATAACCTTGAAAATTGGTCCTTATACGGGGGTACCTAGTAATGTTTCTACCTGTGACGATGTTGAAAGTTTTAATTTGTTTTTAGCCTTTGACGGAACTCAGCTTAGTCCACTACAAAATGGAGTTTGGACAGCAGTTACTACTCCGCTTACCTTATCAGGAAATACTATTAATCCTAAATTATTGGGTGAAGGAAATTACTCCTATACCTATTCAATTCCAGCCTTGGATACTTGTCCGGCTCAGTCGGCTACGATTTCAGTTTCTATTTTTAGAAAGCCAGTAGCTGGTACAGCCTCAAATTTATTATTGTGTAGTAATGCTAATTTAGCATCTTATTCCAATTTGAATTTGAATAATTTATTGAGTGGTGAAGATGCAGGAGGAAGCTGGTTGGATGGTTCAGGAACCGGACAAATTACAAGTTCGGCTGATAATAAGATTGATTTGGCAGCTATTTATAATAGCTTTGGAGCGGGTACTTATAGTTTTGTATATAGTGTTACTTCTGCCAATCCTATCTGTTCCAATTCTCAATCTACTGTGAAAATTACCATTGAAGATCCACTGAATTTTACAGGAAGTACTTTGGTCGTAAACAATGATATCTGTGAAAATGAAATTGCAACGGCTACTTATTCGGCTACCTTAACCAAAGGACCACAGGCAATTCCGAATGGAAATTATGATGTAAGTTATTCGATTAATAATGGAACAACAACAAAGAATATCACTGTAAACGGAAATTTCTCAAATGGTGTTTTTGTTTTTAGTGTTGATCCGGTGAATCTTCAGGCAGTTGGAAATTATACTTTTACTATAACTAATATTGTAAATACCGCTGCAAAAGGAGCTTGTACGAATACTTTAGGAACAATTTCGGATATTTTATATATCAATCCATTGCCAAAAATTAATAATGCATCGTTAACCATTAATCCTGTTTGTAAAGGTTTTGATGCTCAGGTTCAAATTTCAGGAAATACCAATTTGACGAACGGCAATTATCGAATTACTTATAATTTATCGGGTGATAATACAGCGACAAATCAGCAAGCAACATTTACAGTGACTAATGGAGTGGGGAATTTTATCGTTCCTGCTAATTTAATTCCAAATGTAGGTGTCAATAATGCTTTAACGATTACTAATATAGTTAACTTATCTACTGCTTGTACCAATTCGGTTGCATTGGCTAAATTGTTTACGGTAAAAGCTTTGCCTGATGCTTCAGCAGTTAATTTGAATATAAATGCTGTTTGTTTGGGACAAAATGCTGCTGTACAGCTTACCGGATTGGGAAGTATGACAAATATTACTGTTAATTTTGGTTTATCCGGGGCAAATGTTCTGGCTAATCAAAATGTGACCTTAACAGTAAGCTCAGGAAATGCAAGTTTTACGATTCCAAATACAATGTTGACTAATATAGGTAACACTACTTTGACATTAAATTCTGTTTTGGATAATGGCAATGGTTGTGCGGCTGTATCTTTAAATAAAACCAAATCATTTGATGTAAATACTATTCCGGCTAATCCGACAGCAGCGAGTTTTGTTTTCTGTAAAAATGATGCGAAAACAATTGCGAATTTAACGCCAAGCGGATCACAATACCAATGGTTTGATTCGGTTTCCAGTACCACTGTTTTGAGTACTTCAACAGTATTAGTAACAAGAATTTATTATGTAAAAGAAGTGAATTCGGCTACGGGATGTGAATCTGGGAGAACGCCAATTTCGGTAACAATAAACGAAACAGATGCTCCGGTATTAGCCACAGATGGACAAAAATTCTGCGGATTGGATAATCCAACGATTCAAAGTTTAAGTGATAAAACTACTGCGGATGATACTTTGGTATGGTATGATGCGGCTACCAACGGAAATCTGCTGGCTGCAAGTACCTTATTGGTAGATGGTAAAAAGTATTATGCATTTAATTATTCTACCAGCACAACTTGTTATTCAGATCCATTGGAAGTAACCGTTGAATTAGCCAATTGCGAGGTAACTCCTGACTTTTTTGTTCCGGATGGGTTTTCTCCAAATGGAGATGGTAAAAATGATGTGTTCAGAATTCCGGATATTCAGTTTATTTATCCTGACTTTAGCTTAGAAATTTTTAATCGTTATGGAAATATTCTTTTCAGAGGAAATAAAAATAAATTAGAATGGGACGGTAGAAATTCTGATTATAAAGTAGGAATAGATGGAATAGCTCCAAATGGAGTTTACTTTTATGTACTGCATTTCAACAAAGGAAATAAAAAACCAATTCAAGGAACCTTATATCTCAACCGATAG
- a CDS encoding OmpA family protein, with protein sequence MKRLYLVLFVFAFQLTQAQSQDLKRAKRLFDRTYYSEAIPLYESIMNTNRSFEVVKNLADSYYNTNDYANAQRQYRFLIARFPQAADADYYFKYAQTLKASGNYDEANKVLRAYFQSSNNTKAIENLDRDNLVLENISALGDRYKIKNLSINTANSEFGAVPYKDKLVFAAVFRRPKASGKLYRWNNESYLNLMAVSLKNPKADSIRQFSVELNSPLHEANAVFTKDGKTMYFTRNNSIDGVRVKNEQKVSTLKIYKAELLNGKWQNVTALPFNSDNYSVEHPALSSDEKILYFASDMPGSLGSFDIYSVPVLGSDYGTPKNLGPTINTDKKEQFPFVSLDNKLYFSSNGHAGYGFMDVFVSEYKNGEFSKALNVGLPINSGYDDFSFVIDSDTQHGYFASNRKGGKGADDIYEINEIQPLIVENCMQYIAGVITDVDSKLPLAQAKVILQDANKKEIATVFTSADGKFSFNVDCEKSYTVSASKEQYTDASTFLKLYKDRKKINDASLAIKSKEVIKKEELAAIEQKKKEAALQLEKQKQETALLVAKQKKEAAIVAEKAKVEKELAAKKAAEEAEVKKQQKIAVLVAAEKDVVKDKDRLLIKTDPIYFDYDLWYIRKESKPILNRVIELMKKYPEMVVEIGSHTDNRGNAQYNLDLSTKRANSTRDYFIKQGIPTKRIFAKGYGETVQIIKCEPSESCSEEQHELNRRSEFVIKNL encoded by the coding sequence ATGAAAAGATTATATCTGGTTTTATTTGTGTTTGCTTTTCAATTAACTCAGGCACAATCACAGGATTTAAAAAGGGCTAAACGCCTATTTGACAGAACCTATTATAGCGAGGCTATTCCATTGTACGAATCTATTATGAATACGAATCGTTCTTTTGAAGTAGTGAAAAACCTGGCAGACAGTTATTATAATACGAATGATTATGCCAATGCACAACGTCAATATCGTTTTTTGATCGCCCGATTTCCTCAGGCAGCCGATGCGGATTATTATTTTAAATATGCTCAAACACTAAAAGCTTCCGGTAATTATGATGAAGCCAATAAAGTACTTCGCGCTTATTTTCAAAGTAGCAATAATACCAAAGCTATTGAGAATTTAGATAGAGATAATTTAGTATTGGAAAATATTTCTGCATTGGGAGATAGATATAAAATTAAAAATTTGTCTATTAATACAGCTAATTCCGAGTTTGGAGCAGTGCCTTATAAGGATAAATTAGTTTTTGCAGCAGTTTTTAGAAGGCCTAAAGCATCAGGGAAATTGTATAGATGGAACAATGAAAGTTATTTGAATTTGATGGCTGTTTCACTTAAAAATCCAAAAGCAGATTCTATTAGACAATTTTCTGTCGAATTGAATTCCCCTTTACATGAAGCCAATGCAGTATTCACTAAAGACGGAAAAACAATGTATTTTACCCGTAATAATTCAATTGACGGAGTAAGAGTTAAAAACGAACAAAAGGTTTCTACGCTGAAAATTTATAAGGCTGAATTGCTTAATGGAAAATGGCAAAATGTTACCGCTTTGCCATTTAATAGTGATAATTATTCTGTGGAGCATCCTGCTTTAAGTTCCGATGAAAAGATCTTATATTTTGCTTCCGATATGCCGGGATCTTTAGGTTCTTTCGATATTTACTCGGTGCCTGTTTTAGGCTCTGATTATGGTACACCAAAAAATCTGGGCCCAACGATTAATACGGATAAAAAAGAACAATTTCCTTTTGTATCTCTAGACAACAAATTGTATTTCTCTTCTAATGGTCATGCGGGTTATGGCTTTATGGATGTATTTGTTTCTGAATATAAAAATGGAGAATTTTCGAAAGCTTTGAATGTTGGTTTGCCAATTAATTCCGGCTATGACGATTTTTCTTTTGTGATTGATTCGGATACGCAGCATGGTTATTTTGCATCCAACAGAAAGGGTGGGAAAGGAGCTGATGATATTTATGAAATCAACGAAATTCAGCCGTTGATAGTTGAAAATTGTATGCAATATATTGCGGGAGTTATAACTGATGTTGATTCTAAATTGCCTTTGGCTCAGGCGAAAGTAATTTTGCAGGATGCTAATAAAAAGGAAATTGCGACTGTGTTTACATCAGCTGATGGAAAATTTTCATTTAATGTTGATTGTGAAAAAAGCTATACCGTTTCTGCTTCCAAAGAGCAATATACAGATGCTTCTACATTCTTGAAATTATATAAGGACAGAAAGAAAATTAATGATGCTTCTTTGGCCATTAAATCAAAAGAAGTGATTAAGAAAGAGGAATTAGCTGCCATTGAACAAAAGAAGAAAGAAGCAGCATTACAGCTAGAGAAGCAAAAACAGGAGACGGCTTTATTAGTAGCCAAACAAAAGAAGGAGGCCGCTATTGTGGCTGAAAAAGCCAAAGTTGAAAAAGAACTAGCAGCCAAAAAAGCCGCAGAGGAAGCAGAGGTTAAGAAGCAGCAAAAGATTGCTGTACTGGTAGCAGCTGAAAAGGATGTCGTAAAGGATAAAGACCGTCTGCTAATTAAAACAGATCCTATTTATTTTGATTACGATTTATGGTACATTCGAAAAGAATCAAAACCTATTTTGAACAGAGTAATCGAATTGATGAAAAAATATCCGGAGATGGTGGTTGAAATTGGTTCGCATACCGATAATAGAGGAAATGCACAATACAATTTGGATTTATCTACTAAACGAGCTAATTCTACGAGGGATTATTTTATCAAACAGGGGATTCCGACTAAACGAATTTTTGCTAAAGGTTATGGTGAAACAGTTCAGATTATAAAGTGTGAACCAAGTGAATCCTGTTCTGAAGAACAACACGAGTTAAACCGCCGAAGTGAATTTGTGATAAAGAATTTATAA
- a CDS encoding fasciclin domain-containing protein has product MKTKNLLSAVIIAFVFGATSFAQKAVTVGGAPMYPTKNIIENAVNSKDHTTLVAAVKAAELVETLQGKGPFTVFAPTNAAFDKLPKGTVATLLKPENKKMLQTILTYHVVAGKMNASDIAKAIKAGNGKATMKTVSGGTLTAWMKGKKLYITDEKGSMSEVTIADVNQSNGVIHVVDSVLLPKA; this is encoded by the coding sequence ATGAAAACTAAAAACCTATTATCAGCAGTAATTATCGCCTTTGTATTTGGAGCTACATCTTTTGCACAAAAGGCAGTTACAGTAGGAGGTGCCCCAATGTATCCTACTAAAAACATCATTGAGAATGCCGTTAATTCTAAAGACCACACTACTTTGGTCGCTGCAGTTAAAGCAGCAGAATTAGTAGAAACTTTACAAGGAAAAGGACCATTCACCGTTTTTGCCCCAACAAATGCCGCGTTTGATAAATTACCAAAAGGAACTGTGGCAACATTACTAAAGCCTGAAAACAAAAAAATGCTACAAACTATTTTGACCTATCATGTGGTTGCTGGAAAAATGAATGCTTCAGATATTGCAAAAGCAATCAAAGCAGGAAATGGAAAAGCTACAATGAAAACCGTAAGTGGTGGTACATTAACAGCTTGGATGAAAGGAAAAAAATTATATATCACCGATGAAAAAGGTTCGATGTCTGAAGTTACTATCGCTGATGTAAATCAATCGAATGGAGTAATACATGTTGTAGACAGCGTATTACTACCTAAGGCATAG